In one window of Helianthus annuus cultivar XRQ/B chromosome 17, HanXRQr2.0-SUNRISE, whole genome shotgun sequence DNA:
- the LOC118489245 gene encoding stemmadenine O-acetyltransferase-like encodes MNNIIKARKMKLHIISTEIIKPSSPTPSHLKTYNLSLIDQTMNSNNFIPLLLFYPNTENRSFHAKKLDMKNSLSQILTKYYPFAGRYAKAAPAHVDCNDDGAEFLAGSIDTTLSDFLQNSQHEDLDQFFPYRQVWFNSDRKTESDQVMIPLAVQINHFECGGVAVAVSLSTR; translated from the exons ATGAATAATATCATCAAGGCCAGAAAGATGAAGCTTCACATCATCTCAACAGAAATCATCAAACCCTCTTCTCCAACCCCTTCACACCTCAAAACATACAATCTTTCCTTAATTGATCAAACAATGAACAGTAATAACTTTATACCTTTGCTTTTATTCTACCCCAACACCGAAAATCGCAGTTTCCATGCTAAAAAACTTGATATGAAGAACTCATTATCTCAAATCTTAACAAAGTACTATCCTTTTGCTGGCAGGTATGCCAAAGCTGCACCAGCCCATGTAGACTGCAATGATGATGGTGCTGAGTTTCTTGCAGGATCTATTGATACTACACTATCCGATTTTCTGCAAAATTCACAACATGAAGATCTCGATCAATTTTTTCCATATCGTCAAGTATGGTTTAATTCAGATCGTAAAACTGAAAGCGACCAAGTCATGATCCCACTCGCGGTTCAGATTAACCATTTTGAATGTGGAGGAGTGGCGGTGGCAGTATCATTATCCACAAG GTAG